Proteins found in one Dermacentor silvarum isolate Dsil-2018 chromosome 8, BIME_Dsil_1.4, whole genome shotgun sequence genomic segment:
- the LOC119461487 gene encoding probable phosphorylase b kinase regulatory subunit alpha, which translates to MRSRSNSGVRLDYYQRLLFRTILNYQDPVTGLIPSQKYENHAWVRDNVYCVLSVWALSMAYKKNAELDEDRAKTYELEQSCVKLMRGLLMAMMKQKDKVERFKESLSPADCIHAKYSSVTGSTCVGDAEWGHLQLDATSVYLLVLAQMTASGLQVVFSLDEVAFVQNLVFYIENAYCIPDYGIWERGDKTNHGLPELNASSVGAAKAALEAMNELDLFGGRGGPPSVIHVLPDEAQKCDAVLNSMLPRESNSKEVGAALLTVIGFPAFSVTDPELIETTRTAVIEKLQGHYGCKRFLRDGYKTAREDSRRLHYEPWELKAFDNIECEWPLFFCYMIIDACFRGDKGMVDEYSEKLEQVMIRTEEGLRHVPEMYGVPADKVHLESETPHSQARVPVGQVPYMWSQSLFILGRLLQEGFLAPGELDPLNRRLCSLKRPEVVVQVVLLAEDSVLQEKLSAISADIQTVTEVCPFEVQPARVLGELYSYLGRNRKLGLKGRPTKDAGLLATSKLYLLQDRLFVFSPQNLDSEEFHLVNDLDLFADTLCSNISVLQSHWNILGRPTMVVTLQQRQLVNGKVPLSLRQTIKKLSSGYLNGTRVCLGRLGDFISTSCIASLDFLRDYEDGNPDSLPTQVRDYLDREMRRTWLNRPGAIMHYPLRMGIPSARSRKSGVAGLVKRSRSITSRDGFDPEFNIFMSSYPTTAVASITPRRGSLEEEVPLRAMSELHLDHVAEWELLTTLRETDSLEEQGDILHYLSVHKGLNWDTGLGQPHSVVTVKDLFQDFYERTCQEHKWGLVRHFASCLGKRVEDLAKSVTDLLVRQKQVTVGMPAQHEEVITRPLSSKELRIIIARAHKNDQSTAMLTQELLAYLAMFIRTDPHLFREMLRLRVGLIIQVMAAELARATKCSPQDTADLLLNLSPFEMKSLLRNILSGRELTAVKSISPVSPGSFAAKCSVVDTFVHGDVEDDSPVSDRQGQWLRRRRLDGALNRVPVGFYSCVWHVLERCPGVWAGGECLQQTLTREMTPGEFKFALRVEEMLNKVPEPEYRQLLVEALMVLSLVVESEAVASFSMPIDVETIVQRAHALFLEDQRICRGNSMLCCTGSTPLVACCRTAGLCQHFLDSAPSGCFGTMTYLVRSVAYTLHDLPQSVLECPLS; encoded by the exons ATGAGGAGCAGGAGCAACTCTGGCGTCCGGCTGGACTACTACCAGCGCCTGCTGTTCCGCACCATCCTGAACTACCAGGATCCCGTCACTGGCCTGATCCCATCCCAGAAGTATGAGAACCATGCATGGGTGCGTGACAACGTCTACTGCGTGCTGTCAGTGTGGGCACTGTCCATGGCATACAAGAAGAATGCGGAGCTTGACGAAGATCGTGCCAAGACGTACGAGCTGGAGCAAAGTTGCGTCAAGCTTATGCGTGGTCTGCTCATGGCCATGATGAAGCAAAAAGACAAAGTCGAGCGCTTCAAGGAGAGCCTGAGCCCTGCGGACTGCATTCACGCCAAGTACAGCTCTGTGACGGGGAGCACTTGTGTTGGTGATGCGGAGTGGGGTCATCTGCAGCTCGACGCTACTTCTGTGTACCTTCTGGTGCTGGCGCAAATGACTGCGTCGGGCCTCCAGGTTGTGTTTAGTCTCGACGAGGTGGCGTTTGTGCAGAACCTTGTGTTTTACATAGAGAACGCCTACTGCATTCCAGACTATGGCATATGGGAACGCGGAGACAAGACCAACCACGGACTTCCAGAGCTCAATGCCAGCTCTGTGGGTGCTGCCAAGGCTGCCTTAGAGGCCATGAATGAGCTGGACTTGTTCGGCGGCAGAGGCGGACCACCTTCAGTCATCCACGTGCTTCCAGATGAAGCCCAGAAGTGTGATGCAGTGCTCAACTCAATGTTGCCGCGGGAGTCAAACTCAAAGGAAGTGGGTGCAGCATTGCTAACAGTGATTGGTTTTCCGGCATTCTCTGTCACAGACCCTGAACTAATCGAAACAACACGCACAGCTGTCATTGAAAAGCTTCAGGGCCACTATGGCTGTAAGAGGTTCCTGCGGGACGGTTACAAGACTGCGAGAGAGGATTCTCGAAGGTTGCACTATGAACCCTGGGAACTGAAAGCATTTGACAACATCGAGTGTGAATGGCCTCTCTTTTTCTGCTACATGATCATAGATGCTTGCTTCCGGGGTGATAAGGGCATGGTGGACGAATATTCTGAAAAGTTAGAACAAGTTATGATAAGGACAGAGGAAGGTCTCAGACATGTACCCGAGATGTATGGTGTACCAGCGGACAAAGTACATCTGGAGTCTGAGACACCCCACAGTCAGGCCAGGGTGCCAGTCGGGCAGGTCCCGTACATGTGGTCACAGTCTCTCTTCATACTGGGCCGTCTTTTGCAGGAAGGGTTCCTTGCGCCTGGCGAGTTGGACCCACTGAATCGTCGCCTGTGCTCCCTGAAGCGGCCCGAAGTTGTAGTTCAGGTGGTTTTGTTGGCTGAAGATTCGGTCCTCCAGGAAAAGCTCTCGGCTATCTCAGCAGACATTCAAACTGTCACTGAGGTGTGCCCTTTTGAAGTGCAGCCTGCTCGAGTGTTGGGGGAGCTTTATTCCTATCTAGGCCGAAACCGCAAGCTTGGGCTTAAGGGTCGTCCAACCAAAGATGCGGGCCTGTTGGCAACAAGCAAGCTCTACCTGCTCCAGGATCGGCTATTTGTCTTCTCGCCACAGAACTTGGACAGTGAAGAATTTCACTTGGTGAATGATTTGGACCTATTTGCAGACACACTGTGTTCAAACATTTCTGTATTGCAGTCTCACTGGAACATCCTCGGGCGACCAACGATGGTTGTGACACTTCAACAAAGACAGCTGGTTAATGGGAAGGTTCCACTTAGCTTGCGCCAGACAATAAAGAAGTTATCCAGTGGCTACCTCAATGGCACAAGAGTCTGCTTAGGCAGGCTTGGTGATTTTATTAGCACTTCCTGCATTGCCAGTCTAGACTTTTTGAGAGATTATGAAGATGGGAACCCAGACAGCCTGCCGACACAAGTGCGGGACTACCTGGACCGGGAAATGCGGCGCACGTGGCTCAATCGTCCCGGGGCCATCATGCATTACCCTTTGCGCATGGGCATTCCAAGTGCTCGTTCTCGAAAATCTGGTGTCGCCGGTCTTGTGAAACGCTCGCGCTCAATCACCAGTCGGGATGGTTTTGACCCCGAGTTCAACATTTTCATGTCGTCGTACCCAACCACAGCTGTAGCTTCCATCACACCCCGTCGTGGGTCTCTCGAAGAGGAGGTTCCACTCCGGGCAATGTCAGAGTTGCACCTTGACCATGTTGCCGAGTGGGAGTTGCTAACCACCTTGCGCGAGACTGATTCTCTGGAGGAGCAAGGGGACATTCTTCACTACCTCTCTGTTCACAAGGGCCTCAACTGGGACACAGGACTGGGCCAGCCACACTCGGTGGTCACAGTTAAGGACCTCTTTCAGGACTTCTATGAACGCACCTGCCAAGAACACAAGTGGGGGCTGGTGCGGCACTTCGCAAGCTGCCTTGGGAAGCGAGTTGAGGACCTGGCCAAGTCGGTGACAGATCTCCTGGTGCGCCAGAAGCAGGTGACAGTTGGCATGCCTGCACAACACGAGGAGGTCATCACTCGGCCTTTGTCAAGCAAGGAGCTGCGAATCATTATCGCACGCGCCCACAAGAATGACCAGAGCACGGCCATGCTGACACAGGAGCTGCTTGCCTATTTGGCCATGTTCATACGAACGGACCCACACCTGTTTCGGGAGATGTTGCGCTTGCGCGTCGGTCTCATCATCCAGGTCATGGCTGCCGAGCTGGCTCGTGCAACAAAATGCTCACCACAAGACACGGCCGACCTCCTTCTCAACCTCAGTCCCTTTGAGATGAAGTCGCTGCTGCGGAACATCCTGAGCGGCCGAGAGCTGACTGCTGTCAAGAGCATATCACCAGTTAGCCCGGGAAGCTTCGCCGCCAAGTGCAGTGTTGTGGATACCTTTGTTCACGGAGACGTAGAAGATGACTCACCG GTGTCTGACCGCCAGGGGCAATGGCTACGTCGCCGGCGCCTCGACGGTGCCCTGAACCGCGTGCCCGTCGGCTTCTACTCATGCGTCTGGCACGTGCTGGAGCGCTGTCCCGGCGTCTGGGCCGGCGGCGAGTGCCTTCAGCAAACGCTCACCAGGGAGATGACTCCCGGGGAGTTCAAGTTTGCACTCCGCGTCGAAGAGATGCTGAACAAGGTTCCTGAGCCCGAGTACAGGCAGCTGCTCGTGGAAGCCCTCATGGTGTTGAGCCTAGTTGTCGAAAGCGAAGCCGTGGCAAGCTTCAGCATGCCCATCGACGTCGAGACCATTGTCCAGAGGGCGCACGCCCTGTTTCTTGAGGACCAGCGCATCTGCCGAGGGAACTCGATGCTGTGCTGCACGGGTAGCACGCCTCTTGTTGCCTGCTGTCGGACAGCGGGGCTCTGCCAGCATTTCCTTGACAGTGCACCCAGCGGCTGTTTCGGCACCATGACGTACCTAGTTCGCTCGGTGGCCTACACACTCCACGACCTCCCGCAGTCTGTCCTGGAGTGTCCACTTTCGTGA